In Glycine max cultivar Williams 82 chromosome 7, Glycine_max_v4.0, whole genome shotgun sequence, a single window of DNA contains:
- the LOC100788354 gene encoding copper transporter 6: MFSTATADGVSMPYNSTVATMLGRRRIPIHTTFYWGHKVDILFRCWPGDSTAMYAVALLLVFFMAVLVEWLSFTNIVKLKSRGSNDVVGGLLKTGLYGVRSGLSYMVMLAVMSFNGGVFVVAICGHVIGFLIFGTRAMRKKSDGLDSSKP; this comes from the coding sequence ATGTTTTCAACGGCCACCGCAGACGGAGTTTCGATGCCGTACAATTCCACGGTGGCGACGATGCTGGGGCGACGGCGGATTCCGATACACACGACGTTCTACTGGGGCCACAAGGTGGACATACTTTTCCGGTGCTGGCCCGGGGACAGCACCGCCATGTACGCGGTGGCGCTACTCCTCGTGTTCTTCATGGCGGTGCTGGTGGAGTGGCTCTCGTTCACTAATATAGTGAAGCTCAAGTCCAGAGGCTCAAACGACGTCGTTGGGGGGCTCCTCAAGACGGGGCTATACGGCGTGCGTTCCGGGCTCTCTTATATGGTGATGCTGGCTGTCATGTCGTTTAACGGGGGCGTGTTTGTCGTTGCAATTTGTGGCCACGTCATCGGGTTCTTGATTTTCGGGACGCGCGCTATGAGGAAGAAATCGGATGGATTGGACTCATCGAAACCGTAG